The following proteins are encoded in a genomic region of Burkholderia stabilis:
- a CDS encoding NAD(P)/FAD-dependent oxidoreductase: MMAPGKQAADVAIVGGGYTGLSAAIHLAEQGATVEVCDADPPGDVPSAFNFGSVASVAPALPRGPRSAEHAQAAEREAARAIAYLQRFVDSRNLACGWAHPGHITLACDDASAAQLARRFEYYAAQPDARVAWLDAQAVARETGAARAVAGLLNLRFALIQPRALRDAMRMRAATLGVRIRRGARVNALRLTPDAVALDLDGATLIAGSALVCAEDAWPLLPDGIRPPLERYGTHLLATGVLDEATQRCISMQPRVYGTVSADKDYFRLDEGRLLFGSRLGLAADAPPAGAEAALRARLAAYFPALERVSVERVWSAPLGFTAHGVPHVGMAGRLGWCGGYCGSGIAAAVHGGAALAGRVLDRAGRAAFHDSITGAGEAR, encoded by the coding sequence ATGATGGCGCCCGGCAAACAAGCCGCCGACGTCGCGATCGTCGGCGGCGGCTACACGGGGTTATCCGCCGCGATCCACCTCGCGGAACAGGGCGCGACGGTCGAGGTCTGCGACGCCGACCCGCCCGGCGACGTGCCGAGCGCATTCAACTTCGGCTCGGTGGCGAGCGTCGCGCCGGCGCTGCCGCGCGGCCCGCGCTCGGCGGAGCATGCGCAGGCCGCGGAGCGCGAGGCGGCACGGGCCATCGCCTATCTTCAGCGCTTCGTCGACAGCCGCAACCTCGCGTGCGGCTGGGCGCATCCGGGGCATATCACGCTGGCGTGCGACGACGCGTCCGCGGCGCAGCTCGCGCGCCGGTTCGAGTATTACGCGGCGCAGCCGGATGCGCGCGTCGCGTGGCTCGACGCTCAGGCCGTCGCGCGGGAGACCGGCGCGGCGCGTGCGGTGGCCGGGCTGCTGAACCTGCGCTTCGCGCTGATCCAGCCGCGCGCGCTGCGCGATGCGATGCGGATGCGGGCCGCGACGCTCGGCGTGCGGATCCGGCGCGGGGCCCGCGTGAACGCGTTGCGGCTCACGCCGGATGCGGTCGCGCTCGACCTCGACGGCGCGACGCTCATCGCCGGTTCCGCGCTCGTGTGCGCAGAGGACGCGTGGCCGTTGCTGCCGGACGGCATACGCCCGCCGCTCGAACGTTACGGTACGCACCTGCTGGCCACCGGCGTGCTCGACGAGGCGACGCAGCGGTGCATTTCGATGCAGCCGCGCGTGTACGGCACGGTGTCCGCCGACAAGGACTATTTCAGGCTCGACGAAGGGCGGCTGCTGTTCGGCAGCCGGCTCGGCCTGGCGGCCGACGCGCCGCCCGCCGGCGCCGAAGCCGCGTTGCGCGCGCGGCTGGCTGCGTATTTCCCGGCGCTCGAACGCGTGAGCGTCGAGCGCGTATGGTCCGCGCCGCTCGGCTTCACGGCGCACGGCGTGCCGCACGTCGGCATGGCCGGACGGCTGGGCTGGTGCGGCGGCTATTGCGGCAGCGGGATCGCCGCGGCCGTTCACGGCGGCGCGGCGCTGGCCGGGCGCGTGCTCGACCGTGCCGGCCGGGCCGCCTTTCACGATTCGATCACCGGTGCCGGGGAGGCGCGATGA
- a CDS encoding MFS transporter translates to MATSFAGAAGEPPRIGSIVGGLAGNLIEWYDFLAYSIFSIYFAPSFFPADRPTVQLMNTAAIAAVGYIARPAGSWLVGLYADRRGRKAALTKSVLAMCAGSMLIAVTPGYATIGVLAPALLVAARLLQGLSMGGEYGTSATYLSEIAPPNRRGFYVGFLQVSVVAGQLVALGLMLAMQRIFAGTHDIERWGWRIPFFVGGLLALFALYMRRNVVESDAFIASRARAAKTRVSADLAAHWRELLLAIGITIGGTVAFYTYTVYMQKYLVNSVGLHKETATWVCTIALLLYMPLQPLFGLVSDRVGRRPVLLWFGIGGALLSVPIFTALGHVHEPLAAFLLVFAGLVVLSGFTSVHMLVKAELFPPQIRALAVGLPYALTTAILGGTTEFVALRLKADGNEPMFFWYVAACAAISLVVYWRMPETHPAKRMRAERQAAGAAVPR, encoded by the coding sequence GTGGCAACTTCCTTTGCCGGAGCGGCCGGCGAGCCGCCGCGCATCGGTTCGATCGTCGGCGGGCTGGCCGGCAACCTGATCGAGTGGTACGACTTTCTCGCCTACAGCATCTTCTCGATCTACTTCGCGCCGTCGTTCTTTCCGGCCGACCGGCCGACCGTGCAATTGATGAACACCGCGGCGATCGCGGCCGTCGGATACATCGCGCGGCCGGCGGGGAGCTGGCTCGTGGGCCTGTATGCGGACCGGCGCGGGCGCAAGGCCGCGCTGACGAAGTCGGTGCTCGCGATGTGCGCGGGCTCGATGCTGATCGCCGTCACGCCCGGCTATGCAACGATCGGCGTGCTCGCGCCGGCGCTGCTGGTCGCCGCGCGGCTGCTGCAGGGGCTCAGCATGGGCGGCGAATATGGCACCAGCGCGACGTACCTGAGCGAGATCGCGCCGCCGAACCGGCGCGGTTTCTACGTCGGGTTCCTGCAGGTGAGCGTGGTCGCCGGCCAGCTCGTTGCGCTCGGCCTGATGCTCGCGATGCAGCGGATCTTCGCGGGCACGCACGACATCGAGCGCTGGGGATGGCGGATTCCGTTCTTCGTCGGCGGCCTGCTCGCGTTGTTCGCGCTCTACATGCGTCGCAACGTCGTCGAAAGCGATGCGTTCATCGCCAGCCGGGCGCGCGCGGCGAAAACGCGCGTGTCGGCCGATCTCGCGGCCCACTGGCGCGAACTGCTGCTCGCGATCGGCATCACGATCGGCGGCACCGTCGCGTTCTATACGTACACCGTGTACATGCAGAAATACCTGGTCAACTCGGTCGGCCTGCACAAGGAAACGGCGACCTGGGTCTGCACGATCGCGCTGCTGCTGTACATGCCGCTGCAGCCGCTGTTCGGCCTCGTGTCGGACCGTGTCGGGCGCCGGCCCGTGCTGCTGTGGTTCGGGATCGGCGGCGCGCTGCTGTCGGTGCCGATCTTCACGGCGCTCGGGCACGTGCACGAGCCGCTCGCCGCGTTCCTGCTGGTGTTCGCCGGGCTCGTGGTGCTGAGCGGGTTCACGTCGGTGCACATGCTGGTCAAGGCCGAGCTGTTCCCGCCGCAGATCCGCGCGCTGGCAGTCGGGCTGCCTTATGCGCTGACGACGGCGATCCTCGGCGGTACTACCGAATTCGTCGCGCTGCGGCTGAAGGCGGACGGCAACGAGCCGATGTTTTTCTGGTACGTCGCGGCCTGTGCGGCGATTTCGCTGGTCGTGTACTGGCGGATGCCGGAAACCCATCCGGCGAAACGCATGCGGGCGGAACGGCAGGCGGCGGGCGCGGCCGTGCCCCGCTGA
- a CDS encoding lysine N(6)-hydroxylase/L-ornithine N(5)-oxygenase family protein — protein MNPFEFQTLDGAKPRALAGEEVDVLGIGVGPFNLSLAALLAPLGGLRSLFVERRPEFRWHPGLMLADSSLTTSFLKDLVTLADPCSRYSFIAFLQRTERLYSFANARFPTVRRREFEQYMQWVCASLDNLRFDCEVESVVRDGRALRVTTSHGVVRTSNLVVGVGLRPTIPACARPHLGADVLHSSQFCTVQPALAGRRVAIVGGGQSGAELALHLLGLTGDAAPAHVAWLTRRENFLPMDDSPFVNEWFVPQYNEHFSRLSPERKRDALDTQRLASDGVTLPLLTAIYQRLYEITHIEGRTGHCALMPGRNMANLHRADGGFVLSVDDGTGVHAPLHADVVLLATGSEFQMPGALESLRFEMHTRNGVPELDDDYAVRWNRPSAARIFFQNAARTTRGIADPNLSLAAWRSGRIANAIAGTSVYEVGTPPGFVDWPHGAAPQAATQQLVN, from the coding sequence ATGAACCCTTTCGAATTCCAGACGCTCGACGGCGCGAAGCCGAGGGCCCTTGCGGGGGAAGAAGTCGACGTGCTCGGGATCGGCGTCGGCCCGTTCAACCTGAGCCTGGCGGCGCTGCTGGCGCCATTGGGCGGCTTGCGCTCGCTGTTCGTCGAGCGCCGGCCCGAGTTCCGCTGGCATCCGGGGCTGATGCTCGCCGATTCGTCGCTGACGACCAGCTTCCTGAAGGATCTGGTCACGCTGGCCGATCCGTGCAGCCGCTACTCGTTCATTGCGTTTCTGCAACGCACTGAACGCCTGTACTCGTTCGCGAACGCGCGCTTTCCGACCGTGCGCCGCCGCGAGTTCGAGCAGTACATGCAATGGGTGTGCGCGTCGCTCGACAACCTGCGGTTCGACTGCGAAGTCGAAAGCGTCGTGCGGGACGGGCGCGCGTTGCGCGTCACGACCTCGCACGGTGTCGTACGCACGTCGAATCTCGTCGTCGGCGTCGGCCTGCGTCCGACCATTCCCGCCTGCGCGCGGCCGCACCTGGGCGCCGACGTGCTGCATTCGTCGCAGTTCTGCACCGTGCAGCCGGCGCTCGCCGGCCGGCGCGTCGCGATCGTCGGCGGCGGCCAGAGCGGCGCCGAGCTCGCGCTGCACTTGCTCGGGCTGACGGGCGACGCGGCGCCCGCGCACGTCGCGTGGCTGACGCGGCGCGAGAACTTCCTGCCGATGGACGACTCGCCGTTCGTCAACGAATGGTTCGTGCCGCAATACAACGAGCATTTCTCGCGGCTGTCGCCGGAGCGCAAGCGCGACGCGCTCGACACGCAGCGTCTCGCGAGCGACGGCGTTACGTTGCCGCTGCTGACGGCGATCTACCAGCGGCTCTACGAGATCACGCACATCGAAGGGCGCACCGGGCATTGCGCGCTGATGCCCGGCCGCAACATGGCCAACCTGCATCGCGCGGACGGCGGCTTCGTGCTGAGCGTCGATGACGGCACCGGCGTGCATGCGCCGCTGCATGCCGACGTCGTGCTGCTCGCCACGGGCAGCGAATTCCAGATGCCCGGCGCGCTCGAATCGCTGCGCTTCGAAATGCACACGCGCAACGGCGTTCCGGAACTCGACGACGACTATGCGGTGCGCTGGAACCGGCCGAGCGCCGCGCGGATTTTCTTCCAGAACGCCGCGCGCACGACGCGCGGCATCGCCGATCCGAACCTGAGCCTGGCCGCGTGGCGCAGCGGCCGGATCGCGAATGCGATCGCGGGCACATCCGTCTATGAGGTCGGCACGCCGCCGGGATTCGTCGACTGGCCGCACGGCGCCGCGCCGCAGGCCGCCACCCAACAACTCGTGAACTGA
- a CDS encoding KamA family radical SAM protein gives MIELSEGQRISARDAASGGAPPLQSIPVHPVFKAYNRSKLDDIPQLATLPPQMREQIGLVARVLPFKVNRYVVEQLIDWTRVPDDPLFRLTFPQPDMLAPDDLEQLAVLSRDAARHDELDALVGRLRAKMNPHPADQRLNEPELDGEHCPGIQHKYAQTVLYFPSHGQTCHAYCTFCFRWPQFVGDASLKFASSEAAQLHRYLRAHGEVTDLLMTGGDPMVMSAARLREYLMPLLEPGLEHIGNIRIGTKALTYWPYRFVSDPDTPELLALLRTLIDAGRNVTFMAHLNHWRELSTEIAEQAVTNLRRIGVVIRSQGPVLRHINDDAEVWRRNWVGQVRLGIVPYYMFVERDTGPRAYFELPLARALEIYNAAIASVSGLARSARGPSMSAGPGKVEVAGTLELQGQRYFLLNFLQARDPRWLRRPFLAKYSATACWLDQLEPPDGEPAFFFDAPYRAFVDAHQHQPEHA, from the coding sequence ATGATCGAATTATCCGAGGGCCAACGGATATCCGCGCGCGATGCCGCTTCCGGCGGCGCGCCGCCACTGCAGTCGATTCCGGTCCATCCTGTATTCAAGGCGTACAACCGTTCGAAGCTGGACGATATCCCGCAGCTCGCGACGCTGCCGCCGCAGATGCGCGAGCAGATCGGACTGGTCGCGCGCGTGCTGCCGTTCAAGGTCAACCGTTATGTCGTCGAGCAACTGATCGACTGGACCCGCGTGCCTGACGATCCGCTGTTCCGGCTGACGTTTCCGCAACCGGACATGCTCGCGCCCGACGATCTCGAGCAACTGGCCGTGCTGTCGCGCGACGCCGCGCGTCACGACGAACTGGACGCGCTGGTCGGGCGCCTGCGCGCGAAGATGAACCCGCATCCGGCGGATCAGCGGCTCAACGAGCCGGAACTGGACGGCGAACACTGCCCCGGCATTCAGCACAAGTATGCGCAGACCGTGCTGTATTTCCCGAGCCACGGGCAGACTTGCCATGCGTATTGCACGTTCTGCTTCCGCTGGCCCCAGTTCGTCGGCGACGCGTCGCTGAAATTCGCGTCGAGCGAAGCCGCGCAGCTGCATCGTTACCTGCGCGCGCATGGCGAAGTCACGGACCTGCTGATGACGGGCGGCGATCCGATGGTGATGAGCGCGGCCCGCCTGCGCGAGTACCTGATGCCGCTGCTGGAGCCGGGGCTCGAGCATATCGGCAACATCCGGATCGGTACGAAGGCGCTGACGTACTGGCCGTACCGCTTCGTCAGCGATCCGGACACGCCCGAGCTGCTTGCGCTGCTGCGCACACTGATCGATGCCGGGCGCAACGTGACCTTCATGGCGCACCTGAACCACTGGCGCGAGCTGTCGACGGAGATCGCCGAGCAGGCGGTGACGAACCTGCGCCGCATCGGCGTCGTGATCCGCTCGCAAGGGCCGGTGCTGCGTCATATCAATGACGACGCCGAAGTCTGGCGGCGCAACTGGGTCGGGCAGGTGCGGCTCGGCATCGTGCCGTACTACATGTTCGTCGAGCGCGATACGGGGCCGCGCGCCTATTTCGAACTGCCGCTCGCGCGGGCGCTCGAGATCTACAACGCGGCGATCGCATCGGTGTCGGGGCTCGCCCGCAGCGCGCGCGGCCCGTCGATGAGCGCGGGCCCCGGCAAGGTCGAGGTCGCGGGCACGCTCGAGCTGCAAGGGCAACGCTACTTCCTGCTGAATTTCCTGCAGGCGCGCGACCCGCGCTGGTTGCGCCGGCCGTTCCTCGCGAAATATTCGGCGACGGCCTGCTGGCTCGACCAGCTCGAACCGCCGGACGGCGAGCCCGCGTTCTTTTTCGACGCGCCGTATCGCGCGTTCGTCGACGCCCATCAGCACCAGCCGGAGCACGCATGA
- a CDS encoding ATP-grasp domain-containing protein, with protein sequence MTQAPAMLYLDTRALAGERIAEIDAARSLGLDLYVATPTPDAFRSFGCAGIIPTRLGDYDAAERTILEYLREHRVELSGVVAWKDLEVVLASRLSQRLGLRGTAPDAALNVRDKAATRRVLDAVPNANPRYAVVGSEAEFTAALKRIGTPALLKPAGNSGSRGIFPVGAHDDPAEVYRAFRAYNSPEKGEMFSLYGDHALLEEQLTGSEHSVSGVVAHGRVAINAIIDKTFDRSIPIQYENVTPSLLPADTQAAIRDMVRAGVAATGIDWCGFHADVMVTRDGPKILEIGGRLGGEFINSHLIPYSVAGFSPYRTVLDLARGAIDGPLDDRLGTASTRAGQRIVMPPGIGRIARVEGLERLWRRPELRFLQIVAGKGAQMALPKDVFKAYEIAYLIAQCELDRDIAALLRDLAADVTVTLD encoded by the coding sequence ATGACCCAAGCACCGGCCATGCTGTATCTCGACACGCGCGCGCTCGCGGGCGAACGGATCGCCGAAATCGACGCGGCGCGCAGCCTCGGGCTCGACCTGTATGTGGCGACGCCGACGCCGGACGCGTTCCGCTCGTTCGGCTGCGCCGGCATCATTCCGACGCGGCTCGGCGACTATGACGCCGCCGAGCGGACGATTCTCGAGTACCTGCGCGAACATCGCGTCGAGTTGTCCGGCGTCGTCGCGTGGAAAGATCTCGAGGTCGTGCTCGCGAGCCGGTTGTCGCAGCGGCTCGGCCTGCGCGGCACCGCGCCGGACGCCGCGCTCAACGTGCGCGACAAGGCGGCGACCCGCCGCGTGCTCGACGCGGTGCCGAACGCGAACCCGCGCTATGCGGTGGTCGGCAGCGAAGCGGAGTTCACCGCCGCGTTGAAGCGGATCGGTACGCCCGCGCTGCTGAAGCCGGCCGGCAACTCCGGCAGCCGCGGCATCTTTCCGGTCGGCGCGCACGACGATCCCGCCGAGGTCTATCGCGCGTTTCGCGCGTACAACTCGCCGGAGAAGGGCGAGATGTTCAGCCTGTACGGCGACCACGCGCTGCTCGAGGAGCAGTTGACGGGCAGCGAGCACTCGGTGTCCGGGGTCGTCGCGCACGGCCGCGTCGCGATCAACGCGATCATCGACAAGACCTTCGACCGGTCGATCCCGATCCAGTACGAGAACGTGACGCCGTCGCTGCTGCCGGCCGACACGCAGGCGGCCATTCGCGACATGGTGCGGGCGGGCGTCGCCGCGACCGGCATCGACTGGTGCGGCTTCCATGCGGACGTGATGGTCACGCGCGACGGCCCGAAAATCCTCGAAATCGGCGGGCGGCTCGGCGGCGAGTTCATCAACTCGCATCTGATTCCGTACAGCGTCGCGGGTTTTTCGCCGTATCGCACGGTGCTCGATCTCGCGCGCGGCGCGATCGACGGCCCGCTCGACGACCGGCTCGGCACCGCGTCGACGCGCGCGGGGCAGCGCATCGTGATGCCGCCGGGGATCGGCCGCATCGCCCGCGTCGAAGGCCTGGAGCGCCTGTGGCGCCGGCCGGAACTGCGCTTCCTGCAGATCGTCGCGGGCAAGGGCGCGCAGATGGCCTTGCCGAAGGACGTGTTCAAGGCATACGAGATCGCGTACCTGATCGCCCAGTGCGAGCTCGACCGCGACATCGCGGCGCTGCTGCGCGACCTCGCGGCCGACGTGACCGTGACGCTCGACTGA